In Sedimenticola thiotaurini, the following proteins share a genomic window:
- the ngg gene encoding N-acetylglutaminylglutamine synthetase, with protein MSKSDKRMQSNLNIEQMGSLKHWGAPPSSIADELDKQAAVDCGWGRLIFGQTYRSSRQLADKLRDEGMGRRDVALYSRDPQVVVSQAPQELFIDPSLTYRLNLEQAELTEILADGITIRPLADARDIEQINRIYKARSMVPMRDGFFTYQQEHHELRILLAVERQTGRVVGCVTGVDHFRAFEDPDNGSSLWALAVDPQCEHSGVGEALVIALANAFKSAGRSFMDLSVMHDNEQAIQLYEKLGFFQVPVYCIKTKNAINEQLYIGPKNDEKLNVYAQIIVDEAYRRGVAVEIVDAAGGFFDLSLGGRTVSCRESLTDLTSAVAMSRCDDKAVTRRFLARAGLQVPEQELLEDEQQAIDFLQRHQRIVIKPARGEQGAGVCVDLTEPAEVVSAYALAAGICDRVVGERFMPGDDVRIIVINDQVVAAAVRRPASVVGDGEHRVIELIRKQSRRRAAATQGESVIPLDEETERCVSDAGFAMDQVLPRGERLKVRKTANLHTGGTLQDVTDRLHPVLVEAAIRGAQVLDMPLVGFDFIVPDVTLPEYVIIEANERPGLANHEPQPTAEKLLDMLFPQTALANR; from the coding sequence ATGAGCAAATCAGACAAAAGGATGCAGAGTAATTTGAATATCGAGCAGATGGGATCCCTGAAACATTGGGGCGCTCCGCCAAGTTCCATCGCCGACGAATTGGACAAGCAGGCAGCGGTGGATTGTGGCTGGGGCCGGCTGATTTTCGGCCAGACCTATCGCTCCAGTCGGCAGCTCGCAGACAAGCTGCGTGATGAAGGCATGGGACGGCGGGATGTGGCGCTGTACAGCCGGGACCCCCAGGTTGTGGTGTCCCAGGCTCCCCAGGAACTGTTTATCGATCCCTCCCTGACTTATCGTCTGAACCTGGAACAGGCCGAGTTGACGGAGATACTCGCCGATGGAATAACGATCCGGCCGCTGGCGGATGCCCGGGATATTGAGCAGATCAACCGGATCTACAAGGCGCGCTCCATGGTGCCGATGCGGGACGGCTTTTTCACCTACCAGCAGGAACACCATGAGTTGCGGATTCTATTGGCGGTGGAGCGGCAGACCGGCCGGGTGGTGGGTTGTGTCACCGGCGTGGATCACTTCCGGGCTTTTGAAGACCCGGATAACGGCTCCAGTCTCTGGGCACTGGCGGTGGACCCCCAGTGTGAGCACTCCGGTGTCGGTGAGGCGCTGGTCATCGCCCTGGCCAACGCTTTCAAGTCTGCCGGTCGCTCATTTATGGACCTGTCGGTCATGCATGACAATGAACAGGCGATCCAGCTGTATGAAAAGCTCGGTTTTTTCCAGGTGCCGGTCTACTGCATCAAGACCAAGAACGCGATCAATGAACAGCTCTACATCGGACCCAAAAACGATGAGAAGCTGAACGTCTATGCGCAGATCATTGTCGATGAGGCGTATCGTCGTGGTGTCGCGGTGGAGATTGTGGATGCCGCCGGTGGTTTCTTTGATCTCAGCCTGGGGGGCAGGACAGTCAGCTGCCGGGAGTCGCTGACTGACCTTACCAGTGCCGTTGCCATGAGCCGTTGTGACGACAAAGCGGTGACCCGCCGTTTTCTCGCCCGGGCCGGACTTCAGGTACCGGAACAGGAGCTGTTGGAGGATGAACAGCAGGCGATTGATTTCCTGCAACGCCATCAACGCATCGTGATTAAACCGGCCCGTGGGGAGCAGGGGGCCGGGGTCTGTGTCGATCTCACTGAACCTGCCGAGGTGGTCTCGGCCTATGCACTGGCCGCCGGCATTTGTGACCGGGTGGTGGGTGAACGTTTTATGCCGGGTGATGATGTGCGGATTATCGTGATCAACGATCAAGTCGTGGCCGCGGCGGTGCGACGTCCTGCATCCGTCGTGGGTGACGGAGAGCATCGGGTGATCGAACTGATCCGCAAACAGAGCCGCCGACGGGCCGCAGCCACCCAGGGCGAGAGCGTGATTCCCCTGGATGAGGAGACCGAACGCTGCGTCAGTGATGCCGGTTTCGCCATGGACCAGGTGCTGCCCCGGGGCGAGCGCCTGAAAGTGCGTAAGACCGCCAACCTGCACACCGGCGGCACATTGCAGGATGTGACGGATCGCTTGCATCCGGTGCTGGTGGAGGCGGCCATTCGTGGCGCCCAGGTGCTGGATATGCCGTTGGTGGGTTTTGATTTCATCGTGCCGGATGTGACCCTACCGGAATATGTCATCATTGAAGCCAATGAGCGTCCCGGTCTGGCCAATCACGAGCCCCAGCCCACGGCAGAAAAACTTTTGGACATGCTGTTTCCACAAACAGCCCTTGCTAACAGGTAA
- a CDS encoding osmoprotectant NAGGN system M42 family peptidase, whose amino-acid sequence MRVLDIDRTYLRETLLELLQVPSPTGMTDTVVQLVCQKLEAIGVEYELTRRGAIRANLTGKVHSPDRAIAAHLDTLGAMVKNLKSNGRLEVVSVGTWPARSAEGARVTLYIDKGIQYRGTLLPLKASGHVFGKQVDTQEASWQNLELRLDEVVHSHSDLEQLGIHPGDMISIDPNPEFLSNGFWVSRFLDDKVGVAAVLAAAKAICDAGVPLPMDCHLLFTISEETGVGASHILHGDVAELLAVDNGTIAPGQNTSEYGVTIAMQDSSGPFDWYLTRRLISLCQTCGIEHSRDVFRYYRSDSAAAVEAGNDIRTGLICFALDASHGHERTHEKSALAVARLLAMYMQSDQLFERDERPLGPLQDFPSDPADWDDDLSVNKAPQE is encoded by the coding sequence ATGAGAGTGCTTGATATCGACCGCACCTATCTGCGGGAAACCCTGCTGGAACTTCTCCAGGTACCCAGTCCCACTGGCATGACGGATACCGTGGTGCAGCTGGTGTGTCAGAAGCTGGAGGCGATCGGGGTAGAGTATGAACTGACCCGTCGCGGCGCTATCAGGGCCAATCTGACCGGTAAGGTTCACTCACCGGACCGGGCTATCGCGGCCCACCTGGATACTTTGGGTGCGATGGTGAAAAACCTCAAGTCGAATGGCCGCCTGGAGGTGGTGTCGGTGGGGACCTGGCCGGCTCGCTCCGCCGAAGGTGCCCGGGTAACCCTGTATATCGACAAGGGGATACAGTACCGGGGTACCCTGTTGCCGCTGAAGGCATCCGGCCATGTATTTGGCAAGCAAGTGGATACCCAGGAGGCGAGCTGGCAGAACCTGGAACTGCGTCTGGACGAGGTGGTACACAGTCACAGTGATCTGGAACAGCTGGGCATCCATCCTGGGGATATGATCTCCATCGATCCCAATCCCGAGTTTCTCAGCAACGGCTTCTGGGTATCCCGTTTTCTTGATGACAAAGTGGGGGTGGCGGCGGTGCTGGCGGCGGCCAAGGCGATCTGTGATGCCGGTGTACCCCTGCCGATGGATTGCCACCTGCTGTTCACTATCTCAGAAGAGACCGGTGTCGGAGCCTCCCACATCCTGCATGGGGATGTGGCCGAGCTGCTGGCGGTGGACAACGGTACCATCGCGCCGGGACAGAACACCTCCGAGTACGGTGTTACCATCGCCATGCAGGACTCCAGTGGTCCATTCGACTGGTACCTGACCCGGCGATTGATCTCACTCTGCCAGACCTGCGGTATCGAGCACAGCCGGGATGTTTTTCGTTACTACCGCAGCGATTCGGCGGCCGCGGTGGAGGCGGGTAATGACATCCGTACCGGGCTGATCTGTTTCGCCCTGGATGCCTCCCACGGCCATGAACGAACCCATGAAAAGTCGGCCCTGGCGGTGGCCCGCCTGCTTGCCATGTATATGCAGAGCGATCAGTTGTTCGAACGGGATGAACGGCCACTGGGGCCGCTGCAAGATTTCCCGTCTGACCCTGCCGACTGGGATGACGACTTAAGTGTGAACAAAGCACCGCAGGAGTAG
- a CDS encoding zinc transporter ZntB has product MMSRLFEQGAPVELDGLTDAWLLDGKGGGERLGGAQVANCEPMDGQWLWMHLDYSRPAVQAWMYRYSQLHELTVEALLQAETRPRCVVADNGLLIFLRGVNLNPGADPEDMVSLRIWMGEGRIYTLGLRHLLSLDDLRELMARGTGPEGQGDFLVMLVNLLLDRVGRVIDDLYDRVDELEESVLTVSGHEQRGELASIRRQAITLRRFLAPQREALNRLAAERSALFSNEHHLYLREASDRLTRFVEDLDAARERAGVVHESLVSNLTEQTNNRMYILSVIAAVFLPLSFVTGLLGINVGGIPGAESSLGFFLVVLGMLLLAVGLLGFFRWRRWF; this is encoded by the coding sequence ATGATGAGCAGACTTTTTGAACAGGGAGCACCGGTTGAGCTGGACGGGCTCACCGATGCCTGGTTACTTGATGGTAAGGGCGGTGGAGAGCGTTTAGGCGGCGCGCAGGTGGCAAACTGTGAACCGATGGACGGTCAGTGGCTCTGGATGCATCTCGATTATTCCCGGCCCGCCGTACAGGCGTGGATGTACCGCTACAGCCAGCTGCATGAACTCACGGTGGAGGCGCTACTGCAGGCGGAAACCCGCCCCCGCTGTGTAGTGGCTGACAACGGTCTGCTGATTTTTCTGCGCGGAGTCAATCTCAATCCCGGGGCGGACCCGGAGGATATGGTCAGCCTGCGTATCTGGATGGGCGAGGGACGCATCTACACGTTGGGTTTGCGCCATCTGTTGTCCCTGGATGATCTGCGGGAGCTGATGGCCCGTGGCACCGGTCCCGAAGGGCAGGGTGATTTTCTGGTGATGCTGGTAAACCTGCTGCTGGACCGGGTCGGCAGGGTGATTGATGACCTGTACGACCGGGTGGATGAACTTGAAGAGTCGGTGTTGACTGTCTCCGGACACGAGCAGCGGGGGGAACTGGCCAGTATTCGCCGACAGGCCATCACCCTGCGCCGCTTCCTGGCGCCACAGCGGGAAGCGCTGAATCGCCTGGCGGCGGAACGGAGCGCCCTGTTTTCCAATGAACACCATCTCTATCTGCGGGAGGCTTCTGACCGTCTGACCCGCTTCGTGGAGGATCTGGATGCGGCACGGGAGCGGGCCGGCGTGGTGCATGAGTCGCTGGTCAGCAACCTGACTGAACAGACTAATAACCGTATGTATATTCTTTCGGTGATCGCGGCTGTCTTTCTGCCGCTCTCCTTTGTGACCGGTCTGCTGGGGATCAATGTGGGGGGGATTCCCGGTGCTGAAAGTTCCCTGGGATTTTTCCTGGTGGTGCTGGGGATGCTGCTGCTGGCGGTGGGGCTGCTCGGCTTTTTCCGTTGGCGACGCTGGTTCTGA
- the prsT gene encoding XrtA/PEP-CTERM system TPR-repeat protein PrsT, which produces MKSLRNLTACALLLSTSLLNAADTDSYIQDAKAYLEKGEAKSAVIQLKNALQENPTNIEARLMLGEIYLKAGDGASAEKEFSRAKDLNAASSYWEMNLARAYLMQRKYQEILDLIQTGDDAPSEEQVKRWLIRGDAHFGLRQYQDARDAYGKAGSLDPESQASMLGLILTNISDNRRNEATEGLEKLISAYPDNSTALEVRGELKLQEGEQESALADFNRAIELQPNSVRALLGRAQINLAQGELEKVRTDVATLETLVPGHPKLLQISGTVALLDKDLDKADTLLQSALNADPNNLVIQNLLGSVNYYKGNLESAHDYLSQVLKRAPNLLPTVRLMASILHKLKQFDDVVKLLEPALEQHPGDAQLMAMLGTAYMQTGRFEEGSNLMSQAIEISPDLAAYRTQLALGLMAQGKNSEAISQLENTIGMDQDFVQADVLLVLSHLREKDYAKALEASQALEKRLPDNPVGYNLTGMSYLMSGDLEQAEQRFKKALEIDPKFVTAEANLARLALQKEDTALAESHYKNVLKKSPKNATALMGLADLARRQGDSNRMHELLEQAYHGEPKTARPGMISAMAYLDEEQPLKALRMTSQLSADFPDNPAVLTLHGKAQFAAGDPINAVNTFRQVTARQKSAESLRLLANAQQAADQPDAARKSYQQALQEQPGFIPALMGLFGLELSAGNHEQALTQARLIQQALPDKAPGYEFEGTVYAVQGDTEKSIPLLEKAHQIQPSQRLTNMLARQYVQAGDAGRGLNLLRTWIEKHPDDLQTQISLGSMLLAQGEEDAAIETYEKVLQRDANQAVVLNNLAWIYSTRNDSKAMELGKQAYELAPTRPEIVDTYGWILVQRGELSEGSQILKQAAELSPKNQEIAYHLGYALHKLGKQAEAKTILNRAIALDDKSELAKSARELLEAAR; this is translated from the coding sequence ATGAAATCATTACGTAACCTTACTGCCTGCGCACTGCTGCTCAGTACCTCACTACTCAACGCAGCGGACACCGATAGCTATATCCAGGATGCGAAAGCGTACCTGGAGAAGGGCGAAGCAAAATCCGCCGTTATCCAGTTGAAAAATGCCCTGCAGGAGAACCCCACCAACATCGAGGCCCGCCTGATGCTGGGGGAGATCTACCTGAAGGCCGGTGATGGCGCTTCCGCTGAAAAGGAGTTCAGCCGGGCAAAAGATCTGAACGCCGCCAGCAGTTACTGGGAGATGAATCTGGCCAGGGCCTACCTGATGCAGCGTAAATATCAGGAGATACTCGACCTGATCCAGACCGGAGATGACGCGCCGTCAGAAGAGCAGGTGAAAAGATGGCTGATCCGCGGCGATGCCCACTTCGGTCTGCGCCAGTACCAGGATGCCCGTGACGCGTACGGTAAGGCCGGCAGTCTCGATCCGGAGTCCCAGGCATCCATGCTCGGCCTGATCCTGACCAACATTTCTGACAACCGCCGCAACGAAGCAACGGAGGGCCTGGAGAAACTGATCAGCGCCTATCCCGACAACAGCACCGCCCTGGAGGTACGGGGCGAACTCAAGTTGCAGGAAGGAGAGCAGGAATCGGCACTCGCCGACTTCAACCGGGCTATCGAACTGCAACCGAACAGTGTCAGGGCCCTGCTTGGCCGGGCACAGATCAACCTGGCCCAGGGGGAGCTGGAAAAAGTCAGAACGGATGTAGCGACCCTGGAAACCTTGGTGCCGGGCCATCCGAAACTGCTGCAGATCTCCGGTACCGTCGCACTGCTGGACAAGGATCTGGACAAAGCCGATACCTTGCTACAGAGCGCCCTGAACGCCGATCCGAACAACCTGGTGATCCAGAATCTGCTGGGCTCGGTGAACTACTACAAGGGCAACCTGGAGTCCGCCCATGACTACCTCTCCCAGGTACTGAAGCGAGCACCGAACCTGTTGCCAACCGTCCGCCTGATGGCCTCGATACTGCACAAGCTGAAACAGTTTGATGACGTGGTAAAACTGCTGGAGCCGGCCCTCGAACAGCATCCTGGCGACGCCCAACTGATGGCCATGCTGGGAACCGCCTATATGCAGACCGGCCGTTTCGAAGAGGGCTCAAACCTGATGAGTCAGGCGATCGAAATCTCCCCCGATCTGGCCGCCTACCGTACCCAGTTAGCGCTCGGGCTGATGGCCCAGGGCAAGAACAGTGAGGCCATCAGCCAGCTTGAAAATACCATTGGCATGGACCAGGACTTCGTCCAGGCAGACGTGCTGCTGGTACTCTCCCACCTGAGAGAAAAGGATTACGCCAAGGCACTGGAGGCGAGCCAGGCACTGGAAAAGAGATTGCCGGACAATCCGGTCGGCTATAATCTGACAGGCATGTCCTACCTGATGTCTGGCGACCTGGAACAGGCGGAACAACGTTTCAAAAAGGCCCTGGAGATTGATCCCAAGTTCGTCACTGCAGAAGCCAATCTGGCACGCCTGGCACTGCAGAAGGAGGATACGGCACTGGCCGAATCCCATTACAAAAATGTCCTGAAAAAATCCCCCAAAAATGCCACCGCCCTGATGGGACTGGCGGACCTGGCCAGGCGCCAGGGCGACAGCAACCGGATGCATGAACTGCTGGAGCAGGCCTATCACGGCGAACCGAAAACGGCCCGTCCCGGCATGATTTCCGCCATGGCCTACCTGGATGAGGAGCAGCCGCTCAAGGCCCTGCGCATGACCAGCCAGCTCTCTGCCGACTTCCCGGACAATCCAGCCGTGCTGACTCTGCATGGCAAAGCCCAGTTCGCCGCCGGTGACCCAATCAACGCGGTCAACACGTTCAGGCAGGTGACAGCCCGGCAAAAAAGTGCGGAATCCCTGCGCCTGCTGGCGAATGCCCAACAGGCGGCCGATCAGCCGGACGCGGCCCGAAAGAGCTATCAGCAGGCGTTACAGGAGCAACCGGGATTCATTCCCGCTCTCATGGGTCTGTTCGGACTGGAGTTGAGCGCCGGCAACCATGAACAGGCCCTGACCCAGGCCAGGCTAATCCAGCAGGCGCTGCCAGACAAAGCACCTGGCTATGAATTTGAAGGCACGGTCTACGCAGTACAGGGCGACACGGAAAAATCGATTCCCCTGCTTGAGAAGGCCCACCAGATACAGCCCAGTCAACGGCTGACGAATATGCTGGCACGCCAGTATGTACAGGCCGGTGATGCCGGACGTGGTCTGAACCTGTTAAGGACATGGATAGAAAAGCACCCGGATGACCTGCAGACACAGATCAGTCTTGGCAGCATGCTACTGGCCCAGGGAGAAGAGGATGCCGCCATTGAGACCTATGAAAAGGTGCTGCAGCGCGACGCCAACCAGGCGGTGGTGCTGAACAACCTGGCCTGGATCTACTCCACCCGGAATGACAGCAAGGCGATGGAGCTGGGCAAACAGGCTTACGAACTGGCACCCACCCGACCGGAGATTGTGGATACCTACGGCTGGATACTGGTACAGCGCGGCGAGCTGAGCGAAGGATCGCAAATACTGAAACAGGCGGCGGAGTTGAGCCCAAAGAACCAGGAGATCGCCTACCACCTGGGCTACGCCCTGCACAAGTTGGGTAAACAGGCGGAGGCGAAAACTATCCTGAACCGGGCCATTGCTCTGGATGACAAGAGCGAACTGGCGAAATCGGCCAGAGAACTGCTGGAAGCGGCTCGCTAA